In a genomic window of Telopea speciosissima isolate NSW1024214 ecotype Mountain lineage chromosome 5, Tspe_v1, whole genome shotgun sequence:
- the LOC122662648 gene encoding translation initiation factor eIF-2B subunit beta — MPDTQTIVNDFVIKLKRRKVEGSQATAKQTAELLRSVISQQRVPHTNQAGALIEAVKAVGEQLIAANPVELAVGNIVRRVLHIIREENVSLATNAIGRLNVSAGSDDEDDDERGDFPVLSAAAVAAASRSTLRPPSLHALLEDMPDLGAAHHTSSSGGDSEGKSKSADKSSRSRKLKHDVIEAVNELIEDIDTCHEQIAEQAVEHIHHNEVILTLGSSRTVMEFLCAAKEKQRSFRVFVAEGGPRYQGHSLAKELVARGLQTTVITDSAVFAMISRVNMVIVGAHAIMANGGVVAPVGLNMVALAAKKHAVPFVVVAGSLKLCPLYPHNPEVLLNDLRSPSELLDFGEFSDCMDFGCAGGAPLLHVVNPAFDYVPPNLVSLFITDTGGHPPSYMYRLIADYYSADDFVVQKRPASGN; from the exons ATGCCAGACACGCAGACCATCGTGAATGATTTTGTCATAAAGCTCAAACGACG TAAGGTTGAGGGATCACAGGCGACAGCTAAACAGACTGCAGAGCTGCTCCGGTCAGTGATTTCTCAGCAGAGGGTGCCACATACGAACCAGGCTGGGGCTCTGATTGAGGCTGTCAAGGCAGTTGGCGAGCAGCTAATTGCTGCGAATCCTGTGG AACTTGCAGTTGGAAACATTGTGAGGCGTGTTCTTCACATCATTAGGGAGGAAAATGTGTCTCTAGCCACGAATGCCATTGGTAGGTTGAATGTATCTGCTGGAAGTgacgatgaagatgatgatgagcGGGGTGATTTTCCAGTACTCTCTGCAGCAGCAGTTGCTGCTGCTTCCAGAAGTACTTTGCGTCCACCTTCTTTGCATGCCCTTCTTGAGGATATGCCTGATTTGGGAGCTGCTCATCACACTTCTTCTTCAGGAGGTGATTCAGAAGGAAAAAGCAAAT CGGCTGATAAAAGTTCAAGGAGCCGAAAGCTAAAACATGATGTTATTGAGGCTGTTAATGAACTCATTGAAGACATTGACACCTGCCATGAACAGATTGCTGAACAAGCAGTGGAGCATATTCATCATAA TGAGGTAATTTTAACTTTGGGCAGCTCAAGAACAGTGATGGAGTTCCTTTGTGCTGCGAAAGAGAAGCAGCGGTCATTCCGGGTATTTGTTGCAGAAGGTGGTCCAAG GTATCAAGGACATTCTCTTGCAAAAGAGTTGGTAGCAAGAGGTTTACAAACAACTGTAATTACTGATTCTGCAGTTTTTGCCATGATTTCTCGAGTGAATATG GTAATTGTTGGAGCTCATGCTATTATGGCCAACGGCGGGGTGGTAGCACCTGTTGGGTTGAATATGGTTGCACTTGCTGCTAAAAAGCATGCGGTTCCATTTGTTGTGGTTGCTGGTAGTCTCAAG TTATGCCCATTGTATCCACACAATCCAGAGGTCCTACTAAATGATTTGAGATCACCATCTGAATTGCTAGATTTTGGGGAGTTCTCAGATTGCATGGATTTTGGATGTGCTGGTGGTGCTCCTCTTTTACATGTTGTCAATCCTGCATTTGATTATGTGCCCCCAAACCTCGTTAGTCTTTTTATCACTGACAC AGGAGGGCACCCCCCTTCATATATGTACCGGCTCATTGCAGATTACTACTCTGCTGATGATTTTGTTGTGCAAAAGAGACCAGCCTCTGGAAATTGA